One stretch of Malus domestica chromosome 14, GDT2T_hap1 DNA includes these proteins:
- the LOC103454938 gene encoding uncharacterized protein has translation MARCFQGWVFLLAALVLALSTPCSHAHLKHKKFKTKTGVYLSPKFVLEPGLSSSKYFYNVHFPKGHIALKSFNAEVIDEEGNSSPLHEVYLHHWIVERYYARIGYVEPEQQLPLQLSESDVIWLRNSGMCQNGALGQYFGLGSETRKTATDVPGHYGIEVGDGKGVPDGFEERWMLNVHAIDTRGVEDDLGCTECRCDMYNVSRDQSGQPLPAGYTGGLTCCPDGAKCRLKQGFDGEKKNHYLRYTVKWVDWSESVVPVKVYILDVTDRMNHSAPTGAKHNCLVEYDVEKSCNATNGCLDNKWAKITMPTGGHVIYGVAHQHRGGLGSTLHGEDGRVLCSSTPIYGKGKEAGNEAGYIVGMTTCYPWPGSVKIKDGETLTVVSNYESTQLHSGVMGLFYILVAETL, from the exons ATGGCACGCTGTTTTCAAGGTTGGGTATTTTTGTTAGCCGCGCTAGTATTGGCATTAAGCACTCCATGTTCACATGCACATCTGAAACACAAGAAATTTAAGACCAAGACTGGCGTCTACCTCTCCCCTAAGTTTGTATTGGAACCAGGATTAAGTTCCAGCAAATACTTTTACAACGTTCACTTCCCAAAAGGTCACATTGCCCTAAAGAGTTTCAATGCTGAAGTAATTGATGAAGAAGGGAATTCCAGTCCTCTTCATGAAGTCTACCTCCATCACTGGATTGTTGAAAGATATTATGCTCGGATAGGTTACGTGGAGCCAGAGCAGCAGCTTCCCCTGCAGCTCTCGGAATCGGATGTTATATGGTTGAGGAACAGTGGGATGTGCCAGAATGGTGCTCTTGGACAATATTTCGGACTCGGATCCGAAACACGAAAAACAGCCACAGACGTTCCAGGTCATTATGGAATCGAAGTTGGGGATGGTAAAGGGGTTCCTGATGGGTTTGAGGAGAGATGGATGCTCAATGTGCATGCAATTGATACTAGAGGAGTGGAAGATGACCTAGGGTGCACGGAGTGCAGGTGTGATATGTATAACGTGTCCAGGGATCAAAGTGGCCAGCCTCTGCCGGCTGGGTACACCGGGGGTTTGACATGTTGCCCTGACGGTGCAAAGTGCAGACTGAAACAAGGGTTTGATGGTGAAAAGAAAAACCACTACTTGAGATATACTGTGAAGTGGGTTGACTGGTCTGAGTCTGTTGTGCCTGTCAAGGTTTATATCCTTGATGTCACTGATAGAATGAATCATTCAGCGCCTACTGGAGCTAAACACAATTGCctg GTCGAATATGATGTTGAAAAATCTTGCAATGCCACTAATGGGTGCTTAGACAACAAATGGGCAAAGATTACAATGCCAACTGGTGGTCATGTCATCTATGGTGTAGCCCATCAGCACAGGGGGGGGCTTGGTTCAACACTGCATGGAGAG GATGGAAGGGTTTTGTGTTCGTCAACACCAATTtatggaaaaggaaaagaagcgGGAAATGAGGCTGGTTATATCGTTGGAATGACCACTTGTTACCCTTGGCCGGGCTCAGTCAAGATAAAAGATGGGGAGACACTGACTGTAGTTTCTAATTACGAGAGCACTCAGCTGCACAGCGGAGTTATGGGTCTCTTCTACATTTTGGTAGCAGAAACACTTTGA